From a single Apium graveolens cultivar Ventura chromosome 2, ASM990537v1, whole genome shotgun sequence genomic region:
- the LOC141706928 gene encoding uncharacterized protein LOC141706928, translating to MEILHFSYLKFLLFCSMFVTTFSVLDPISVSLLNLKAELIDGSNSLSDWFESSAKSPPGKIHACSWTGVICNSNSTVITGLDLSMKNLGGEISRLNFDLLNDLVELNISYNLFSGELPEGIFNLTNLKVLDVSRNNFSGQFPSGISKLKNLVTFDAFSNSFSGELPVDVSEISALKVLNFAGSYFSGPIPSEYGSFQSLEFIHLAGNYLSGSLPPELGRLKTLTHMEIGYNSYQGSIPWQFGNMSELQYLDIAGANLSGTLPNYLSNLTKLHTLFLFRNKLSGQIPYEFGKIEALTSLDLSDNLLSGPIPNSFSELRNLRLLSLMYNGMSGSVPEGLAQLKNLDTLLIWNNYFSGSVPQDLGRFSKLKWVDVSTNNLTGLIPPDICAAGQLTKLILFSNNFSGGLSPSISDCSSLVRLRIEDNSFSGAISLNFNKLSDISYIDISRNRFTGGIPTGISQAVNLQYFNVSNNLELGGTIPEKIWSMPLMQNFSASSCNITGKIPPFHSCKSLSVIELNTNRLSSTLPTSILRCGSLKLLNVSFNDISGSIPSEKVFRLMDTSSFIGNPKLCGAPLRQCHKNESGLERGSRRTQKIAWILITCAVVVLLLTLTLFGILYRKRGSQGHWKMISYRGLPQFTANDVLKSFNSTETMEIMPALSGSICKAVLPTGITVLVKKLEWETKRSQFVLAFIDRIGNTRHKNLTRLLGCCYNNNLAYLLYEYLPNGNLTEKMITKRDWASKSKIVTGIAKGLCFLHHDCSPAVFHGDLKASNIFLDENMEPRLAEYGIKHLAQLTGGFNAATMYWLKQDEFSGANKEEFYIDIFNFGEIILEIITNGRMKNAGESIRKKQKEAILKEIYDDNEAASSKSLQEEIDLVTEIALRCTTTRSSDRPSMQDVLKLLSGLKS from the exons ATGGAGATACTCCATTTTTCTTACCTCAAATTTCTCTTGTTTTGCTCCATGTTTGTGACCACATTTTCAGTTCTTGATCCCATTTCAGTGTCCCTTTTGAACTTGAAAGCAGAGCTCATTGATGGTTCCAATAGTTTGAGTGATTGGTTTGAGTCTTCTGCTAAAAGCCCACCTGGAAAAATCCATGCTTGTTCATGGACTGGTGTGATATGTAACAGTAACTCTACTGTCATCACTGGTTTAGACCTGTCAATGAAGAATCTTGGTGGTGAGATATCAAGATTGAATTTTGATTTACTCAATGATCTTGTTGAACTTAACATCAGTTACAACTTATTCTCTGGAGAGCTCCCTGAGGGTATTTTTAATCTCACCAATCTAAAAGTCTTGGATGTCAGCAGAAACAATTTTTCTGGTCAGTTTCCAAGTGGGATTTCTAAGCTCAAGAACCTGGTCACTTTTGATGCCTTCAGCAACAGCTTCTCAGGTGAATTACCTGTCGATGTCTCGGAAATTTCAGCACTTAAAGTTCTGAATTTTGCTGGGAGTTATTTCAGTGGACCAATCCCATCTGAATATGGCTCATTTCAGAGCCTTGAGTTTATACATTTAGCTGGAAATTATCTCAGTGGCAGTCTTCCACCAGAACTAGGAAGGCTGAAAACATTGACACATATGGAAATTGGTTACAATTCCTACCAAGGAAGCATTCCATGGCAATTTGGTAACATGAGTGAGCTCCAGTATCTTGATATTGCAGGTGCTAATCTCTCTGGGACACTGCCTAATTATCTCAGCAACCTGACTAAACTTCACACTCTTTTCCTCTTCAGAAACAAGCTCTCAGGTCAAATTCCATATGAATTTGGCAAAATTGAAGCTCTTACAAGCTTGGATCTTTCTGATAACTTGCTATCTGGACCAATTCCAAATAGCTTCTCTGAGCTGAGGAATCTCAGACTGCTAAGTCTAATGTATAATGGCATGAGTGGTTCTGTCCCAGAAGGTTTAGCACAACTCAAGAATCTCGATACTCTTCTTATATGGAACAATTACTTTTCCGGGTCAGTTCCTCAAGATTTGGGAAGATTTTCTAAGCTCAAATGGGTTGATGTTTCCACAAACAATTTAACAGGCCTCATTCCACCTGATATATGTGCTGCAGGACAGTTAACCAAGTTGATTTTGTTTTCGAATAATTTTTCAGGTGGACTGTCTCCATCAATCTCTGATTGCTCCTCGTTAGTTCGCCTTCGTATTGAAGACAATTCATTCTCAGGTGCTATTTCTCTGAATTTTAATAAGCTTTCTGATATCAGTTACATAGATATATCAAGAAATAGGTTCACTGGTGGGATTCCTACTGGTATATCTCAAGCTGTTAATCTTCAGTACTTCAATGTGTCTAATAATTTAGAGTTAGGTGGTACAATTCCTGAAAAAATATGGTCTATGCCACTTATGCAAAATTTCTCTGCTTCCTCTTGCAACATCACAGGCAAGATTCCACCATTCCATTCTTGTAAATCTTTATCTGTTATCGAATTGAATACAAATCGTCTTTCAAGTACTTTACCAACAAGTATACTCAGATGTGGAAGTTTAAAACTTCTTAATGTGTCCTTCAATGATATATCGGGTTCAATTCCTTCAGAAAAGGTCTTTAGATTGATGGATACTAGTTCATTTATTGGAAATCCAAAGCTTTGCGGAGCTCCCTTAAGACAATGTCATAAGAATGAAAGTGGACTGGAACGAGGAAGTAGAAGAACACAGAAGATTGCATGGATTCTTATAACCTGTGCAGTAGTAGTTCTTCTACTTACACTAACATTGTTTGGAATATTGTATCGTAAAAGAGGAAGTCAAGGTCATTGGAAAATGATCTCCTACAGAGGCCTTCCGCAATTCACAGCAAACGATGTTTTAAAGAGTTTTAACTCTACAGAGACCATGGAAATTATGCCAGCACTGTCAGGTTCAATTTGCAAAGCAGTTCTGCCTACTGGAATAACAGTTCTGGTGAAGAAATTAGAATGGGAAACCAAGAGATCGCAGTTTGTGTTGGCGTTTATAGACAGGATAGGAAACACAAGGCACAAGAATCTAACAAGATTGTTAGGCTGCTGTTACAATAACAATCTGGCTTACTTATTGTATGAATACTTGCCAAACGGAAATCTGACTGAAAAAATGATAACGAAGAGAGATTGGGCGTCTAAGTCTAAAATTGTGACCGGGATTGCTAAGGGATTGTGTTTTCTACATCATGATTGTTCACCAGCTGTGTTTCATGGAGATCTCAAGGCAAGTAACATTTTTCTTGATGAAAATATGGAACCGCGTTTGGCTGAATATGGTATCAAACATTTAGCTCAACTGACTGGTGGCTTCAATGCTGCAACAATGTATTGGTTGAAACAAG ATGAATTCAGCGGAGCCAATAAAGAGGAGTTCTACATCGATATATTCAACTTTGGAGAGATTATTCTGGAAATCATAACAAATGGTAGGATGAAAAATGCAGGAGAGAGCATCCGGAAAAAACAAAAAGAAGCTATTTTGAAAGAGATTTACGACGACAATGAAGCTGCATCCTCAAAGTCACTGCAAGAGGAGATTGATTTGGTCACTGAAATCGCTCTGCGTTGCACCACAACAAGATCATCTGATAGACCATCAATGCAAGATGTTCTGAAACTCCTATCAGGCTTAAAATCATGA
- the LOC141705807 gene encoding protein ENHANCED DISEASE RESISTANCE 2-like isoform X2, with the protein MTSPEESRKLDNVKGGGADASSEPFEYYGWVYHLGVHKIDFFHRRFLWIRGTFLQMFKRDPHEHPGAKPTRRGYVGYTLMVEELGHRKINHDDAYVLRFYNRLDESKKGDIACTTAEEAKKWMEAFDRAKRQVEYDLSKGGNARKKLNEQTEIDLQRRRRRVRRYARGLKKLISRGQGQDYFLRPPMESCLRVTGDFEGDAGDVIEAHAWRCVRTLNGVRIFEDVAGHKNGKGVLVKAVGVIDASADSVFEVVLNLDREQRYEWDILTGDLELVDSLNGHYDVVYGTYDPRYLTRWTSKRDFVFSRQWFRGQDGTYTILHFPAVHKKRPPKSGYRRTKINPSTWEIRNINSSSVHPRCIATQMLEINAEGWFGWKNNQSSKFEKSVPYALLCQVSGLRAYIGARSAHEAKTAVMDSKGSGLSPPNGEFVNREANDEFHDAVGTDSSLSSSSSSSSSDDDSDNEVELNSKGNTVNLDTDSMSIAKSPRTSDAIREFYTSADPIALDPHDFQGSMRLKNDEADRDCWSSPNGSGFMIRGKTYKKDNSKIAGGDPLLKLIAVDWIKIDNPVNNIALHPSSLVQSEAGKKLPFVLVFNLQVPARPNYSLVLYYAAERPVKENSLLGRFVDGSDAFRDSRFKLIPSIIEGYWMVKRAVGTKACLLGKAVTCIYLRQDNFLEIDVDIGSSSVARSVIGLVLGYVTSLIVDLAILIEGQEEEELPEYILGTVRLSHVTPESAITLKD; encoded by the exons ATGACTTCCCCTGAAGAGTCTCGAAAATTGGACAATGTGAAAGGTGGCGGGGCTGATGCAAGTAGTGAGCCTTTTGAGTATTATGGATGGGTTTATCATTTAGGTGTCCATAAAATTGATTTTTTCCACCGTCGTTTCCTGTGGATTCGAGGCACTTTTCTTCAAATGTTCAAACGTGATCCTCATGAACACCCCGGCGCT AAACCTACAAGGAGAGGTTATGTAGGTTACACActaatggtggaggaattaggACATCGAAAAATTAACCATGAT GATGCATATGTTCTTAGGTTCTACAATCGCCTGGATGAGTCAAAAAAGGGAGAC ATTGCTTGTACTACAGCTGAAGAAGCAAAAAAATGGATGGAAGCATTTGATCGTGCGAAGAGACAG GTTGAGTATGACCTTTCAAAAGGCGGTAATGCAAGAAAAAAACTGAATGAGCAGACCGA GATTGATCTACAAAGGCGTCGACGAAGGGTAAGGCGCTATGCACGTGGTTTGAAAAAGCTAATAAGCAGAGGGCAAG GTCAAGATTACTTTCTGCGTCCCCCAATGGAATCTTGCTTAAGAGTTACTGGGGACTTTGAGGGAGATGCTGGGGATGTTATTGAAGCACATGCATGGAGATGTGTCCGCACACTTAATG GTGTCAGAATCTTTGAGGACGTAGCAGGGCATAAG AATGGTAAAGGTGTGCTTGTCAAGGCTGTTGGTGTTATTGATGCAAGTGCAGATTCTGTTTTTGAAGTGGTTTTAAACCTTGATCGAGAACAGAGATACGA GTGGGATATTTTGACAGGGGACCTGGAGTTGGTTGATTCTCTAAATGGACATTATGATGTAGTCTATGGAACATATGACCCGAGATATCTAACTAG GTGGACATCAAAGAGAGATTTTGTGTTCTCTAGGCAATGGTTCCGTGGACAAGATGGAACATATA CAATTTTGCACTTCCCAGCTGTGCATAAGAAGCGTCCGCCAAAATCGGGTTATCGCCGCACAAAAATCAATC CTTCTACTTGGGAAATCAGAAATATAAACTCATCGTCCGTTCATCCGAGATGTATTGCGACCCAAATGCTAGAGATAAATGCTGAAGGATGGTTTGGGTGGAAGAATAATCAAAGCTCGAAGTTTGAAAAATCTGTTCCTTATGCATTGTTGTGCCAAGTTTCAG GTCTCAGGGCATACATTGGAGCAAGATCTGCACATGAAGCAAAAACAGCTGTCATGGATTCAAAAGGTTCTGGTTTGTCTCCACCAAATGGCGAGTTTGTCAATAGAGAAGCGAATGATGAGTTCCATGATGCTGTTGGTACTGATTCATCATTGTcatcgtcatcatcatcatcatcatcagatgATGATAGTGATAATGAAGTAGAACTTAATAGTAAG GGCAACACAGTGAATCTGGATACTGATTCAATGTCAATTGCAAAATCGCCTAGAACTTCAG ATGCCATTAGGGAATTTTATACAAGTGCCGATCCGATTGCTCTTGATCCTCATGACTTTCAAGGTTCCATGCGCCTTAAGAATGATGAGGCTGATAGAGACTGCTGGTCATCTCCCAATGGTTCTGGATTTATGATCAGGGGGAAAACATATAAGAAAGATAATTCCAAG ATAGCAGGAGGAGATCCTCTTCTTAAGCTTATAGCTGTTGACTGGATCAAGATCGATAATCCCGTCAATAACATTGCGTTGCATCCCAGTTCTCTTGTTCAG TCAGAAGCTGGAAAAAAACTTCCATTTGTCCTTGTGTTTAACCTTCAG GTTCCCGCTAGGCCAAACTATAGTCTGGTTCTCTATTATGCAGCTGAGAGGCCTGTAAAGGAGAACTCTTTGCTGGGTCGATTTGTCGATGGGAGTGATGCGTTCCGTGATTCAAGATTTAAACTTATTCCAAGTATAATTGAG GGATACTGGATGGTTAAGCGTGCTGTTGGAACAAAAGCTTGTTTGCTCGGAAAAGCAGTAACTTGCATATACTTGAGACAGGACAATTTTCTAGAG ATTGATGTAGATATTGGCTCATCATCCGTAGCAAGGAGCGTCATTGGCCTTGTCCTTGGATATGTAACAAGTCTAATTGTTGATCTTGCAATCTTGATAGAG GGACAGGAAGAGGAAGAATTGCCTGAATATATTCTTGGCACTGTAAGGCTTAGTCATGTAACACCTGAGTCTGCTATAACTCTTAAGGATTGA
- the LOC141705807 gene encoding protein ENHANCED DISEASE RESISTANCE 2-like isoform X1: MTSPEESRKLDNVKGGGADASSEPFEYYGWVYHLGVHKIDFFHRRFLWIRGTFLQMFKRDPHEHPGAKPTRRGYVGYTLMVEELGHRKINHDDAYVLRFYNRLDESKKGDIACTTAEEAKKWMEAFDRAKRQVEYDLSKGGNARKKLNEQTEIDLQRRRRRVRRYARGLKKLISRGQGQDYFLRPPMESCLRVTGDFEGDAGDVIEAHAWRCVRTLNGGVRIFEDVAGHKNGKGVLVKAVGVIDASADSVFEVVLNLDREQRYEWDILTGDLELVDSLNGHYDVVYGTYDPRYLTRWTSKRDFVFSRQWFRGQDGTYTILHFPAVHKKRPPKSGYRRTKINPSTWEIRNINSSSVHPRCIATQMLEINAEGWFGWKNNQSSKFEKSVPYALLCQVSGLRAYIGARSAHEAKTAVMDSKGSGLSPPNGEFVNREANDEFHDAVGTDSSLSSSSSSSSSDDDSDNEVELNSKGNTVNLDTDSMSIAKSPRTSDAIREFYTSADPIALDPHDFQGSMRLKNDEADRDCWSSPNGSGFMIRGKTYKKDNSKIAGGDPLLKLIAVDWIKIDNPVNNIALHPSSLVQSEAGKKLPFVLVFNLQVPARPNYSLVLYYAAERPVKENSLLGRFVDGSDAFRDSRFKLIPSIIEGYWMVKRAVGTKACLLGKAVTCIYLRQDNFLEIDVDIGSSSVARSVIGLVLGYVTSLIVDLAILIEGQEEEELPEYILGTVRLSHVTPESAITLKD, encoded by the exons ATGACTTCCCCTGAAGAGTCTCGAAAATTGGACAATGTGAAAGGTGGCGGGGCTGATGCAAGTAGTGAGCCTTTTGAGTATTATGGATGGGTTTATCATTTAGGTGTCCATAAAATTGATTTTTTCCACCGTCGTTTCCTGTGGATTCGAGGCACTTTTCTTCAAATGTTCAAACGTGATCCTCATGAACACCCCGGCGCT AAACCTACAAGGAGAGGTTATGTAGGTTACACActaatggtggaggaattaggACATCGAAAAATTAACCATGAT GATGCATATGTTCTTAGGTTCTACAATCGCCTGGATGAGTCAAAAAAGGGAGAC ATTGCTTGTACTACAGCTGAAGAAGCAAAAAAATGGATGGAAGCATTTGATCGTGCGAAGAGACAG GTTGAGTATGACCTTTCAAAAGGCGGTAATGCAAGAAAAAAACTGAATGAGCAGACCGA GATTGATCTACAAAGGCGTCGACGAAGGGTAAGGCGCTATGCACGTGGTTTGAAAAAGCTAATAAGCAGAGGGCAAG GTCAAGATTACTTTCTGCGTCCCCCAATGGAATCTTGCTTAAGAGTTACTGGGGACTTTGAGGGAGATGCTGGGGATGTTATTGAAGCACATGCATGGAGATGTGTCCGCACACTTAATGGTG GTGTCAGAATCTTTGAGGACGTAGCAGGGCATAAG AATGGTAAAGGTGTGCTTGTCAAGGCTGTTGGTGTTATTGATGCAAGTGCAGATTCTGTTTTTGAAGTGGTTTTAAACCTTGATCGAGAACAGAGATACGA GTGGGATATTTTGACAGGGGACCTGGAGTTGGTTGATTCTCTAAATGGACATTATGATGTAGTCTATGGAACATATGACCCGAGATATCTAACTAG GTGGACATCAAAGAGAGATTTTGTGTTCTCTAGGCAATGGTTCCGTGGACAAGATGGAACATATA CAATTTTGCACTTCCCAGCTGTGCATAAGAAGCGTCCGCCAAAATCGGGTTATCGCCGCACAAAAATCAATC CTTCTACTTGGGAAATCAGAAATATAAACTCATCGTCCGTTCATCCGAGATGTATTGCGACCCAAATGCTAGAGATAAATGCTGAAGGATGGTTTGGGTGGAAGAATAATCAAAGCTCGAAGTTTGAAAAATCTGTTCCTTATGCATTGTTGTGCCAAGTTTCAG GTCTCAGGGCATACATTGGAGCAAGATCTGCACATGAAGCAAAAACAGCTGTCATGGATTCAAAAGGTTCTGGTTTGTCTCCACCAAATGGCGAGTTTGTCAATAGAGAAGCGAATGATGAGTTCCATGATGCTGTTGGTACTGATTCATCATTGTcatcgtcatcatcatcatcatcatcagatgATGATAGTGATAATGAAGTAGAACTTAATAGTAAG GGCAACACAGTGAATCTGGATACTGATTCAATGTCAATTGCAAAATCGCCTAGAACTTCAG ATGCCATTAGGGAATTTTATACAAGTGCCGATCCGATTGCTCTTGATCCTCATGACTTTCAAGGTTCCATGCGCCTTAAGAATGATGAGGCTGATAGAGACTGCTGGTCATCTCCCAATGGTTCTGGATTTATGATCAGGGGGAAAACATATAAGAAAGATAATTCCAAG ATAGCAGGAGGAGATCCTCTTCTTAAGCTTATAGCTGTTGACTGGATCAAGATCGATAATCCCGTCAATAACATTGCGTTGCATCCCAGTTCTCTTGTTCAG TCAGAAGCTGGAAAAAAACTTCCATTTGTCCTTGTGTTTAACCTTCAG GTTCCCGCTAGGCCAAACTATAGTCTGGTTCTCTATTATGCAGCTGAGAGGCCTGTAAAGGAGAACTCTTTGCTGGGTCGATTTGTCGATGGGAGTGATGCGTTCCGTGATTCAAGATTTAAACTTATTCCAAGTATAATTGAG GGATACTGGATGGTTAAGCGTGCTGTTGGAACAAAAGCTTGTTTGCTCGGAAAAGCAGTAACTTGCATATACTTGAGACAGGACAATTTTCTAGAG ATTGATGTAGATATTGGCTCATCATCCGTAGCAAGGAGCGTCATTGGCCTTGTCCTTGGATATGTAACAAGTCTAATTGTTGATCTTGCAATCTTGATAGAG GGACAGGAAGAGGAAGAATTGCCTGAATATATTCTTGGCACTGTAAGGCTTAGTCATGTAACACCTGAGTCTGCTATAACTCTTAAGGATTGA